The following are encoded in a window of Megalobrama amblycephala isolate DHTTF-2021 linkage group LG19, ASM1881202v1, whole genome shotgun sequence genomic DNA:
- the LOC125253945 gene encoding protein Bouncer-like, giving the protein METHLSRSGFLQALLRASALCLAGVFVLSGRSGGVLLCYYRPLQARGGLCTNMTTECRPHERCFSGWRRYGPVSVLAAQGCASPELCGSNHTVTLAGSDYQISYTCCCHDRCNEAPAPENRLKQLLGVTVRPTDSITAGDPLHCPEE; this is encoded by the exons ATGGAAACACACCTCAGCAG GTCCGGGTTCCTCCAGGCTCTCCTGCGGGCCTCCGCGCTCTGTCTCGCGGGTGTGTTTGTTCTGTCGGGTCGCTCCGGCGGCGTCCTGCTGTGCTACTATCGCCCCCTGCAGGCCAGAGGCGGCCTCTGCACCAACATGACCACGGAGTGCAGGCCGCACGAGCGCTGCTTCTCCGGCTGGAGGCGCTACGGTCCGGTGTCGGTGCTGGCCGCCCAGGGCTGCGCGTCCCCGGAGCTGTGCGGCTCTAACCACACGGTCACTCTCGCGGGCTCCGACTATCAGATCAGCTACACGTGCTGCTGTCACGACCGCTGCAATGAAGCTCCCGCACCGGAGAACCGTCTCAAGCAGCTGCTCGGGGTCACGGTCAGACCGACGGACAGCATCACCGCGGGTGACCCGCTTCACTGTCCGGAAGAGTGA
- the LOC125254010 gene encoding protein Bouncer-like, whose protein sequence is MQSKSVLQWISGLVFLVLCLQPGVVCQNLMCYFCPLTSFNKTCKHTLSECPPQQLCFTSDGRFGRASLLFSKGCITRSDCVRPKSSVVRGNNVTFTYSCCSRSYCNSSGRGAARPALLAVTAIAVSVFAAGLW, encoded by the coding sequence ATGCAGTCTAAATCTGTTCTTCAGTGGATCTCAGGCCTGGTTTTCTTGGTTTTGTGTCTTCAGCCTGGCGTCGTCTGTCAAAACCTCATGTGTTACTTCTGTCCTCTGACGTCCTTCAACAAGACCTGTAAACACACTCTGTCCGAGTGTCCGCCGCAGCAGCTGTGCTTCACCTCCGACGGACGCTTCGGACGGGCCTCCCTGCTGTTCTCCAAGGGCTGCATAACCAGGAGCGACTGCGTCCGACCCAAGAGTTCTGTGGTCCGCGGGAACAACGTCACCTTCACGTACTCGTGCTGCAGCCGGAGCTACTGTAACTCCAGCGGGCGCGGCGCGGCCCGTCCGGCTCTGCTCGCAGTGACTGCTATcgctgtgagtgtgtttgcAGCCGGACTGTGGTGA